One Candidatus Methylomirabilota bacterium genomic window, TCGCCTCCGGTAATTACCTGATAGCCCAGATCCCCATCGGCGGCTCGAGCACGGAATTTTATACCGTCGAGGCGCGGCGCGCGGCCGGCTACGATGAGGGGATTCCTGGGGACGCGATCGTGATCCACCGAGTCGATACGACGCGTCGGGATCGCCTCGCGCAAGTGGTGGACCCCGACGGCAACGGCGACCCTAACGACGACGGGGCCATGTGGACGCCTGGAGAGACGTTCAGCGACCCAGCCAGTGGCATCACGGTCTCGGTGGGGGCGGCGAGCGCCACCAGCTTCGAGGTGACGATCGGATGCGCGACGTGTCCGTTTCCGGACCTCATCGAGACCGTTGTGAGCAACCCGCCGCTGGCCGCGGTGCCGGGAGCTGCGTTCCGCGTGAGGGACACCGTCCGGAACCAGGGGACGGCGTCCGCCGCGGCCTCCACGACGCGCTACTACCTGTCGCTCGATCGGCTGCGAGACCCCGGGGACCGGCTTCTTGTTGGCAGTCGGATCCTGCCGGCCCTGGGCCCTGGCGAGGAGTCGACGGACTCCGTTATTGTCGGGATTCCCCGGGACGTCCCCCGCGGTACCTACCTTCTGTTGGCGTGTGCCGACGACCTGGGCGGTGTCGCGGAGGGAAACGAGATCAACAACTGCCGAGCCTCCGAAAAAGCGGTATCAGTGCGGGCTGCCGACCTGGTGACGACGGCGGTCTCGAACCCTCCGGCCAGAGCGACACGCGGAGACGCCTTCACGGTTACGGACACGGTCAGAAACCGGGGAAGTTCCCCAGTCGGGGCCTCGGTGACGCGCTACTACCTGTCACTGGATCGGTCGCGGAACTCCGGGGACCGTCTCCTCGCGGGAAGTCGCCCCGTGCGAGGGCTCGCGCCGGGGACGCAGTCGACGGGGCGGGTCGTGCTCACCA contains:
- a CDS encoding CARDB domain-containing protein translates to ASGNYLIAQIPIGGSSTEFYTVEARRAAGYDEGIPGDAIVIHRVDTTRRDRLAQVVDPDGNGDPNDDGAMWTPGETFSDPASGITVSVGAASATSFEVTIGCATCPFPDLIETVVSNPPLAAVPGAAFRVRDTVRNQGTASAAASTTRYYLSLDRLRDPGDRLLVGSRILPALGPGEESTDSVIVGIPRDVPRGTYLLLACADDLGGVAEGNEINNCRASEKAVSVRAADLVTTAVSNPPARATRGDAFTVTDTVRNRGSSPVGASVTRYYLSLDRSRNSGDRLLAGSRPVRGLAPGTQSTGRVVLTIPSTVPVGTYFLLACADDTGKVAEVDERNNCRASAAAVRVR